Genomic DNA from uncultured Fusobacterium sp.:
TTATCTTATATCTAAAGCTTTTGAAGAGAGAGTAATAGATGGTGGAGAGATATTCATAGCTCCAAAAATATTAGGAGATGAAAAAGCAATATCTTTTATAAAAGGTTTCTCTTTTGAAAATATAGCTGATGGATTTCAATTGGAGAATGTAAAGATAAATACCTATGGGAATAATGTTGCTATGGAATTTTATAAGTAAGAGAGGTGATTTTTATTTTTACAGGTTTAGTAGAAGAGATGGGAGAGGTTTTAGCCATTGAGAATGGAGAGAAATCTTTAAAATTAAAAATAAAATGTAAAAAAGTTTTAGAAGGAGCAAAAATAGGAGATAGTATTGCAACTAATGGAACTTGTTTAACTGCTGTAGAATTAGGAAGTAATTATTTTATAGCAGATTGTATGTATGAAACAGTTAAAAGAACAAATTTAAAAAGATTGAAATCTGGAGATAAAGTAAATTTAGAAAAGTCAATAACTTTAGCTACTCCATTAGGAGGACACTTAGTTACAGGGGATGTAGATTGTGAAGGAAGAATAAAATCTATAACTCCTGAAGGAATAGCTAAAATTTATGAGATAGAAATAGAAAGAAAATACATGAAATATATAGTAGAAAAAGGAAGAGTAACTCTTGATGGAGCTAGTCTTACAGTAATGAAATTAGATAGAAATAGTTTTGGAGTTTCATTGATTCCACATACTCAAGAGATGATAACTTTAGGAAAGAAAAAAGTTGGAGACTATATAAATGTAGAAACAGATCTAATAGGAAAATATATAGAAAGATTTATGAAGTTTGAAGAGGAAACAAAAGAAAGCTCTAAAGGATTAACTATGGAGTTTCTATTGAAAAATGGATTTTAGAAGGAGTGAGCAATAGTGTTAAATAGGATAGAAGAAGCTCTTGAAGATTTAAAAAAAGGGAAAGTAATTATTGTAGTAGATGATGAAAATAGAGAAAATGAAGGGGATTTTATATGTGCTGGAGAATTTGCAACTCCTGAAAATATAAATTTAATGGCAACTTTAGGAAAAGGATTAATTTGTATGCCAATGACTGAGGAATATGCTAAAAAATTAGCTCTTCCACCTATGTGTTATGAGAATACTGATAATCATAGTACTGCTTTTACAGTTTCGATAGATCATGTTGAAACAACTACTGGGATTTCAGCATATGAG
This window encodes:
- a CDS encoding riboflavin synthase, which gives rise to MFTGLVEEMGEVLAIENGEKSLKLKIKCKKVLEGAKIGDSIATNGTCLTAVELGSNYFIADCMYETVKRTNLKRLKSGDKVNLEKSITLATPLGGHLVTGDVDCEGRIKSITPEGIAKIYEIEIERKYMKYIVEKGRVTLDGASLTVMKLDRNSFGVSLIPHTQEMITLGKKKVGDYINVETDLIGKYIERFMKFEEETKESSKGLTMEFLLKNGF